From the Pseudodesulfovibrio sp. S3 genome, one window contains:
- a CDS encoding ferredoxin, with amino-acid sequence MGYTITIDTDKCTGDGECVDVCPVEVYELQDGKAVAVNEDECLGCESCVEVCESDAITVEEN; translated from the coding sequence ATGGGCTACACTATTACTATCGACACCGACAAGTGCACCGGCGACGGCGAATGCGTGGACGTTTGCCCCGTTGAAGTTTACGAGCTTCAGGACGGCAAAGCCGTGGCAGTCAACGAAGACGAATGTCTTGGTTGTGAATCTTGCGTCGAGGTTTGTGAATCCGACGCAATCACTGTCGAAGAGAACTAG
- a CDS encoding YkgJ family cysteine cluster protein, which yields MALDFTEYFKKYEAIVADVDAVFKKFENDMPDLVRCGKGCSDCCYALFDVTLVEAMYINAKFNEKFSGLERSAILNRADAADRQIYKLKRKVFKASQEGQPTNDILLEVAKARVRCPLLDDNDLCSIYENRPITCRLYGVPTSIGGEAHTCNKAGFKGGEKYPTVNMDIVLDKLLAIGKELRVGIGSRFKELGEMLLPVSMAIVTEYDEQYLGVEALKSPFVQTSPDEQEQPKEIIAPDAPKSAACATCTESKSSCESCGESIVLGGKD from the coding sequence ATGGCCCTTGATTTTACGGAATATTTCAAAAAATATGAAGCCATCGTGGCCGATGTCGATGCCGTTTTCAAGAAATTCGAAAACGATATGCCGGACCTGGTTCGATGCGGCAAAGGATGCAGCGATTGCTGCTACGCCTTGTTCGATGTCACTTTGGTGGAAGCCATGTACATCAATGCCAAGTTCAATGAAAAATTCTCCGGCCTGGAGCGGTCCGCCATACTGAATCGCGCCGACGCGGCAGACCGCCAGATCTACAAGCTCAAGCGCAAGGTCTTCAAGGCAAGCCAGGAAGGACAGCCCACCAACGACATCCTGTTGGAAGTGGCCAAGGCCCGTGTGCGGTGTCCCCTGCTGGATGATAACGATCTCTGCTCCATCTATGAAAACCGTCCCATCACCTGCCGCTTGTACGGCGTGCCCACTTCCATCGGCGGCGAGGCGCATACCTGCAACAAGGCGGGCTTCAAGGGGGGAGAGAAGTATCCCACCGTGAACATGGACATCGTCCTGGACAAGCTGCTCGCCATAGGCAAGGAGCTCCGGGTGGGCATCGGTTCCCGGTTCAAGGAATTGGGCGAAATGCTGTTGCCGGTCTCCATGGCCATTGTCACCGAGTATGACGAGCAGTACCTGGGCGTGGAAGCTCTCAAATCTCCCTTTGTTCAAACCTCTCCCGATGAGCAGGAGCAGCCCAAGGAAATCATCGCCCCCGATGCGCCCAAGTCTGCGGCCTGTGCCACCTGTACCGAAAGCAAGTCGTCCTGTGAAAGCTGTGGCGAATCCATAGTGCTCGGCGGCAAGGACTAA
- a CDS encoding tetratricopeptide repeat protein — translation MEHFENVDEYIADLKAKLQANPSCGNTHYNLGVAYLSRRDFVEAEREFLDAVAHSPRMAEGYVQLGGIALQRDDLESCLNYNIQATQQRPFFAVPWGNIGFVLMQQGENDKAHKALKKALKLDPEFAQAQATMSSLLITMGEYEDADKLLKKILSQHAHFGPAWNNKAIVDAHFEKWDDAAKCIAKAEESGFDVPEEFKKEVAEKNK, via the coding sequence ATGGAACATTTCGAGAATGTTGACGAGTACATTGCCGACCTCAAGGCCAAGCTGCAGGCCAATCCCTCGTGCGGAAACACCCATTACAATCTGGGCGTGGCCTATCTTTCCCGCCGTGATTTCGTTGAGGCCGAACGGGAATTTCTCGATGCAGTGGCCCATTCCCCGCGCATGGCCGAGGGCTACGTGCAGCTTGGCGGCATCGCCCTGCAGCGCGATGACCTCGAGTCCTGTCTGAACTACAACATCCAGGCGACCCAGCAGCGTCCGTTCTTTGCCGTGCCCTGGGGCAACATCGGATTCGTGCTCATGCAGCAGGGCGAGAACGACAAGGCGCACAAGGCCCTCAAGAAAGCCCTGAAACTCGATCCCGAGTTTGCCCAGGCCCAGGCCACCATGTCGAGCCTGCTCATAACCATGGGCGAGTATGAAGATGCGGACAAGCTGCTCAAGAAGATCCTGAGCCAGCACGCTCATTTCGGCCCGGCCTGGAACAACAAGGCCATTGTCGACGCCCATTTTGAAAAATGGGATGACGCTGCCAAATGTATTGCCAAGGCAGAGGAATCCGGTTTCGACGTACCCGAGGAATTTAAGAAGGAAGTTGCGGAGAAAAACAAATAG
- a CDS encoding DVU0298 family protein translates to MSRFRSAKKKIREILAGSDWQARLSELDEYRPGDIVPPLLNLRLDKDEAVRWRSATAFGLTVGRMAEASMEKARVVMRTLMWHMNEESGNLGWGIPHFMAEAMVNNRKVAKEFHKILVSYIFCDAECDGNFLDHPELRRDVYWGLARLAGVRPELVAHGERFLMVGLDDPDAHNRAYAAWVLGEIKAAGARDKLETLKDDGAEIRTFRNGEIVDTTVGRMVCEALEGVG, encoded by the coding sequence ATGTCTCGATTCCGTAGTGCCAAAAAGAAGATCCGTGAAATCCTGGCCGGCAGCGATTGGCAGGCCCGACTTTCGGAACTTGATGAATATCGTCCGGGCGACATCGTGCCGCCGTTGTTGAACCTGCGTCTGGACAAGGACGAGGCCGTGCGCTGGCGTTCGGCCACGGCCTTTGGCCTGACCGTGGGGCGCATGGCCGAGGCGTCCATGGAAAAGGCCCGTGTGGTCATGCGCACGCTCATGTGGCACATGAATGAGGAGTCCGGCAACCTGGGCTGGGGAATTCCCCATTTCATGGCCGAGGCCATGGTCAACAACCGGAAGGTGGCCAAGGAATTTCACAAGATTCTGGTTTCCTACATCTTTTGTGATGCCGAGTGCGACGGTAATTTCCTGGATCACCCCGAACTGCGCCGGGACGTGTATTGGGGGCTGGCGAGACTGGCCGGAGTCCGGCCCGAACTGGTGGCCCATGGCGAACGCTTCCTGATGGTCGGGCTGGACGACCCGGACGCCCACAACCGCGCCTACGCCGCCTGGGTGCTCGGGGAGATCAAGGCCGCGGGCGCAAGGGACAAGCTGGAAACGCTCAAGGACGACGGCGCCGAAATCCGCACGTTCAGGAACGGCGAGATCGTGGACACAACGGTAGGGCGGATGGTGTGCGAGGCCCTTGAAGGTGTCGGCTAA
- a CDS encoding VOC family protein, whose protein sequence is MKPNNISPCIIVKDLDPARSFYPTHLDGRLFFDCGWYINFELGKGGPTLQFMQPQSPEHAEYQGGLIYNLRLETPTLVNETFERLNAAGLPIIMPLEDHPWGDRGFCTLDPYGVSLYVYADIEPSEEFRQYYL, encoded by the coding sequence ATGAAACCGAACAACATATCCCCCTGCATCATCGTCAAGGACCTGGACCCGGCCCGTTCGTTCTACCCAACCCACTTGGACGGCAGATTGTTCTTCGACTGCGGCTGGTACATCAACTTCGAACTGGGCAAGGGCGGCCCCACCCTCCAATTCATGCAGCCGCAAAGCCCGGAACACGCCGAATACCAAGGCGGCCTCATCTACAACCTGCGCCTGGAAACACCAACTCTGGTGAATGAAACTTTTGAGCGACTGAACGCGGCAGGTCTGCCCATCATCATGCCCCTGGAAGACCACCCCTGGGGCGACCGGGGGTTCTGCACCCTCGACCCTTACGGCGTATCCCTGTATGTCTATGCCGACATTGAGCCGAGCGAAGAATTCAGGCAGTATTATCTGTAA
- the thrS gene encoding threonine--tRNA ligase, producing MQIEVSGKQVELAEGATCADALQEGLSKKQFKNVVAARCEDAVIDLSTVVSETCTTIEPVFADSEEGLKVIRHSAAHLMAEAVKKLFPTAKVTIGPSITDGFYYDFDYERPFTPEDLEAIEKEMLSSVGANKDFVRTTMSAVDAKKLFSDMGETYKPEIMDDLGGDEFSIYTHGDFADLCRGPHVARTGMIKAFKLLSVAGAYWRGDEKNKQLQRIYGTAWQDPKALKQYLTRLEEAKKRDHRKLGKQLDLFSFSDEVGPGMSLWHPRGMLLRTILEDFERKEHLKRGYQLVQGPLILKRELWEKSGHYDNYRENMYFTEIEDQAYGIKPMNCLSHMIIYKRKIMSYRDLPQRYFELGVVHRHEKSGVLHGLMRVRTFTQDDAHLICRPDQVEEEILDLIKFYQDIYALFDYEFDVELSTRPEKSIGSDQDWEVATEGLRVALDKSGMAYAINEGDGAFYGPKIDFHLRDSIGRSWQCGTIQVDFTLPERFDIVYVGEDGERHRPVMIHRAMLGSIERFIGVLTEHCAGAYPVWLAPVQARLLNVTDAQADFMKEAEVLLASKGIRIEADARNEKLGYKIREAQVEKIPFMLVIGDKEVEAGCVNIRSRDGEDPGMVTLEEAAQLILDAAKAPFEAGGMSYSF from the coding sequence GTGCAGATAGAAGTCTCAGGCAAACAGGTTGAATTGGCCGAGGGCGCGACTTGCGCCGATGCCCTGCAAGAGGGGCTGTCCAAGAAGCAGTTCAAGAACGTTGTCGCCGCCAGGTGCGAAGACGCCGTCATTGATCTGTCCACCGTTGTTTCCGAGACCTGCACTACCATCGAGCCCGTCTTCGCGGACAGCGAAGAGGGGCTGAAAGTCATCCGCCACTCCGCTGCCCACCTCATGGCAGAGGCTGTCAAGAAGCTCTTTCCCACCGCCAAGGTGACCATCGGTCCGTCCATCACCGACGGATTCTACTACGATTTCGACTATGAGCGTCCGTTCACGCCCGAGGACCTGGAAGCCATCGAAAAAGAGATGCTTTCCTCGGTGGGCGCGAACAAGGACTTTGTCCGCACCACCATGTCCGCTGTCGATGCCAAAAAGCTTTTTTCAGACATGGGCGAGACCTACAAGCCCGAAATCATGGACGACCTGGGCGGTGACGAATTCTCCATCTACACCCACGGTGATTTCGCTGATCTGTGCCGTGGTCCGCACGTGGCCCGTACCGGCATGATCAAGGCGTTCAAGCTGCTTTCCGTGGCCGGAGCCTACTGGCGCGGCGACGAGAAGAACAAGCAGCTCCAGCGCATCTACGGCACGGCCTGGCAAGATCCCAAGGCGTTGAAGCAGTACCTCACTCGCCTGGAGGAAGCCAAGAAGCGCGATCACCGCAAGCTCGGCAAGCAGCTCGACCTGTTCTCCTTCAGCGACGAAGTCGGTCCGGGTATGTCCCTTTGGCATCCGCGCGGCATGCTGCTTCGGACCATTCTGGAGGATTTCGAGCGCAAGGAACACCTGAAGCGCGGCTACCAATTGGTCCAGGGGCCGCTGATCCTGAAAAGGGAGCTGTGGGAAAAGTCCGGCCACTACGACAACTACCGTGAAAACATGTATTTTACGGAGATCGAAGATCAGGCCTACGGCATCAAGCCCATGAACTGCCTGTCGCACATGATCATTTATAAGAGAAAGATCATGAGCTACCGCGACCTGCCCCAGCGGTATTTCGAGTTGGGCGTTGTACACCGGCATGAGAAGTCGGGCGTGCTTCACGGGTTGATGCGAGTGCGCACCTTCACCCAGGACGATGCGCATCTGATCTGCCGCCCGGATCAGGTCGAAGAGGAAATCCTTGATCTCATCAAATTTTATCAGGACATCTACGCCCTGTTCGACTACGAATTCGACGTGGAGCTGTCCACTCGCCCCGAAAAGTCCATTGGTTCCGACCAGGACTGGGAAGTGGCTACCGAAGGATTGCGTGTGGCGCTGGACAAATCGGGGATGGCTTATGCTATCAACGAAGGGGACGGAGCCTTCTACGGACCCAAGATCGACTTTCATCTGCGCGACTCCATCGGCCGCAGCTGGCAGTGCGGCACGATTCAGGTGGATTTCACCTTGCCAGAGCGGTTTGACATAGTATATGTCGGCGAAGATGGTGAAAGGCACCGCCCTGTGATGATTCATCGTGCCATGCTCGGCTCTATCGAACGCTTCATTGGCGTCTTGACGGAACACTGTGCAGGTGCGTATCCTGTATGGCTTGCTCCTGTACAGGCTCGGTTGCTGAACGTGACCGATGCGCAGGCTGATTTTATGAAAGAAGCCGAGGTCTTGTTGGCATCAAAGGGCATTCGCATCGAAGCTGATGCCCGCAACGAGAAGCTCGGATACAAGATACGGGAAGCTCAAGTTGAGAAGATCCCGTTCATGTTGGTAATCGGTGACAAA